From the Euphorbia lathyris chromosome 6, ddEupLath1.1, whole genome shotgun sequence genome, one window contains:
- the LOC136234095 gene encoding protein NUCLEAR FUSION DEFECTIVE 6, mitochondrial-like isoform X3, with product MSATAAARSFLRSTASRTTRLASGPKPMPGNKPSVSPFGISKQNPLSHRIFRSPVEMSCCVETMLPYHTATASALLTSMLSVSSRNYGWTPEGV from the exons ATGTCCGCCACCGCAGCTGCCAGATCTTTCCTCCGGTCCACCGCTTCCCGAACTACTAGACTGGCCTCCGGACCTAAACCCATGCCTGGAAACAAACCAAGTGTCTCTCCCTTTGGCATCTCCAAGCAAAATCCTCTTTCTCACCGTATTTTCAG GTCACCGGTGGAGATGAGCTGTTGTGTGGAGACAATGCTTCCATATCATACTGCTACTGCTTCAGCGTTGCTCACTTCAATGCTTTCTGTCTCTAGCCGCAACTATGGCTGGACTCCTGAAG
- the LOC136234095 gene encoding protein NUCLEAR FUSION DEFECTIVE 6, mitochondrial-like isoform X4 has translation MSATAAARSFLRSTASRTTRLASGPKPMPGNKPSVSPFGISKQNPLSHRIFRSPVEMSCCVETMLPYHTATASALLTSMLSVSSRNYGWTPEDG, from the exons ATGTCCGCCACCGCAGCTGCCAGATCTTTCCTCCGGTCCACCGCTTCCCGAACTACTAGACTGGCCTCCGGACCTAAACCCATGCCTGGAAACAAACCAAGTGTCTCTCCCTTTGGCATCTCCAAGCAAAATCCTCTTTCTCACCGTATTTTCAG GTCACCGGTGGAGATGAGCTGTTGTGTGGAGACAATGCTTCCATATCATACTGCTACTGCTTCAGCGTTGCTCACTTCAATGCTTTCTGTCTCTAGCCGCAACTATGGCTGGACTCCTGAAG
- the LOC136234095 gene encoding protein NUCLEAR FUSION DEFECTIVE 6, mitochondrial-like isoform X2, whose product MSATAAARSFLRSTASRTTRLASGPKPMPGNKPSVSPFGISKQNPLSHRIFRSPVEMSCCVETMLPYHTATASALLTSMLSVSSRNYGWTPEDDDV is encoded by the exons ATGTCCGCCACCGCAGCTGCCAGATCTTTCCTCCGGTCCACCGCTTCCCGAACTACTAGACTGGCCTCCGGACCTAAACCCATGCCTGGAAACAAACCAAGTGTCTCTCCCTTTGGCATCTCCAAGCAAAATCCTCTTTCTCACCGTATTTTCAG GTCACCGGTGGAGATGAGCTGTTGTGTGGAGACAATGCTTCCATATCATACTGCTACTGCTTCAGCGTTGCTCACTTCAATGCTTTCTGTCTCTAGCCGCAACTATGGCTGGACTCCTGAAG
- the LOC136234095 gene encoding protein NUCLEAR FUSION DEFECTIVE 6, mitochondrial-like isoform X1 produces the protein MSATAAARSFLRSTASRTTRLASGPKPMPGNKPSVSPFGISKQNPLSHRIFRSPVEMSCCVETMLPYHTATASALLTSMLSVSSRNYGWTPEGQCKPR, from the exons ATGTCCGCCACCGCAGCTGCCAGATCTTTCCTCCGGTCCACCGCTTCCCGAACTACTAGACTGGCCTCCGGACCTAAACCCATGCCTGGAAACAAACCAAGTGTCTCTCCCTTTGGCATCTCCAAGCAAAATCCTCTTTCTCACCGTATTTTCAG GTCACCGGTGGAGATGAGCTGTTGTGTGGAGACAATGCTTCCATATCATACTGCTACTGCTTCAGCGTTGCTCACTTCAATGCTTTCTGTCTCTAGCCGCAACTATGGCTGGACTCCTGAAG